A window of Gemmatimonadota bacterium contains these coding sequences:
- a CDS encoding ABC transporter permease has translation MIGLLQATVFRRLPWAAPEQLFALILRDNNVPRQWTEREATAARDGAVPRIAITWYATSEEKIVESRDSSIADVALVEPQFFGVLGLSALEGRLPRTQEEEDVVVLSSRLREELFPSTTAVGQYITVGDRKLAVVGVMPNGSEYPLGVDAWRLGRSRFEGVGGRTVDLIVRDSAGRSAEEIERLFEGVAAAVASAPSDPGVRTSTQATSLAEHFRPRIGRRVRVILVGIAAVVVLVLVNVSSAMMLRAERNLFANALRVTLGAPFSRLARHASLEILLLVAFSLLVGLGLAAASTGAMRALLGGPFADAHVSFDLTWLLALGVALLLITGALALAPLLALNRIEPAVALRMSGSAGSPGASRLRRLFLGLQVGTTLFFLLIAAAIGMAFAEVSRIDLGYAHREVSFATIGLGAEEFQDPARVRAIAGDVAERARQSLNASAVAVWGTTYPHRLALQTESPIQIPERVLPAQDPMVLPVLSVDVNQEYFNVMGISLRKGRVFDSSDSEGSDPVVILDERAARALWGDEEPIGKSLRLGGRASTLPWMTVVGIVASSQPVHPLALEWELEGTRFPLMYRPLSQSAPAALLAPLSNSGFSIAVASNGTPARAARVFEQIIAEVAPGERPEFNGPLSAFVDRKGRLEEARFEALVLGLFGVLGALLALLAVATAVDETLHARTREIGIRRALGSPAHMIIWRVCLDTLRVAAAGIVVAMVGFVLSGPAMQFLLREDSHATAATVAQAPVWLVFAVAGLIGSLALAIAYWRASRAAQVEPSIALRAN, from the coding sequence GTGATCGGACTCCTCCAGGCAACTGTCTTCCGTCGACTACCCTGGGCTGCGCCTGAGCAGCTATTTGCGCTGATACTTCGCGACAATAACGTCCCGCGACAGTGGACTGAGCGCGAGGCAACCGCGGCTCGCGACGGCGCCGTGCCTCGCATCGCCATCACTTGGTACGCGACCTCCGAAGAGAAAATCGTTGAGTCTCGCGATAGTAGCATCGCCGACGTCGCGCTCGTTGAGCCGCAGTTCTTCGGAGTGCTTGGACTCTCGGCGCTCGAAGGGAGGCTGCCCCGCACTCAAGAGGAAGAGGACGTCGTCGTACTGTCGTCGCGCTTGCGTGAAGAACTCTTCCCGAGCACGACTGCAGTGGGACAATACATCACCGTCGGTGATCGCAAGCTGGCGGTTGTTGGCGTGATGCCGAATGGATCTGAGTACCCACTAGGTGTCGACGCGTGGCGACTAGGAAGGAGCAGGTTCGAGGGTGTCGGCGGGCGCACAGTTGATCTCATTGTGCGCGACTCGGCCGGACGCTCCGCTGAGGAAATTGAACGGCTGTTTGAGGGTGTTGCCGCCGCAGTAGCTTCCGCGCCAAGCGATCCTGGCGTGCGAACCTCAACGCAGGCCACCTCGCTCGCCGAGCACTTCCGGCCGCGCATCGGAAGGCGCGTTCGAGTCATTTTGGTTGGCATCGCCGCCGTGGTCGTGCTGGTGCTAGTCAACGTGTCAAGCGCGATGATGCTACGTGCAGAGCGCAACCTGTTCGCGAATGCACTTCGAGTCACGCTGGGCGCGCCATTCTCCCGTTTGGCGCGCCACGCGTCGCTCGAGATTCTTCTGCTTGTGGCCTTCAGTCTCTTGGTGGGCCTCGGACTCGCTGCCGCGTCAACTGGCGCAATGCGGGCCCTGCTCGGAGGCCCGTTCGCCGACGCACATGTCAGCTTTGACTTGACGTGGTTGCTGGCTCTTGGTGTTGCTCTGCTCTTAATCACTGGTGCGCTCGCGCTTGCCCCCTTGCTTGCGCTTAACAGAATCGAGCCGGCGGTCGCACTGCGTATGTCTGGCTCGGCTGGAAGTCCAGGAGCGAGCCGGTTGCGACGGCTGTTTCTTGGGTTACAGGTGGGAACTACCCTGTTCTTTCTCCTCATCGCAGCAGCAATCGGCATGGCGTTCGCGGAGGTCAGTCGCATCGATCTTGGATACGCCCACAGAGAAGTCAGCTTCGCGACCATTGGGCTTGGCGCCGAGGAGTTCCAGGACCCTGCACGAGTGCGGGCGATCGCTGGTGACGTCGCGGAGCGAGCGCGTCAGTCACTGAATGCGTCGGCCGTGGCCGTTTGGGGCACAACCTATCCGCATCGGCTCGCACTTCAAACCGAATCTCCCATTCAGATTCCCGAGCGGGTTCTGCCCGCTCAGGACCCGATGGTGTTGCCGGTTCTCTCGGTCGACGTGAATCAGGAGTACTTCAATGTCATGGGCATCTCCTTGCGAAAAGGGCGAGTCTTCGACTCGTCCGATTCCGAGGGAAGTGATCCGGTCGTCATTCTTGATGAGCGCGCGGCTAGAGCGCTCTGGGGTGACGAAGAGCCCATCGGCAAGTCGCTCAGACTCGGAGGACGAGCAAGCACACTCCCTTGGATGACAGTTGTGGGCATCGTGGCGAGCAGTCAGCCGGTTCATCCGCTAGCGCTGGAGTGGGAGCTCGAAGGTACTCGCTTCCCGTTGATGTATCGTCCACTCAGCCAGTCCGCGCCCGCTGCTTTGCTCGCGCCGCTTTCCAACTCCGGATTCTCGATTGCGGTGGCGTCGAATGGCACGCCTGCTCGCGCGGCCCGCGTGTTCGAGCAGATTATCGCGGAAGTCGCTCCTGGCGAGCGCCCAGAGTTTAATGGGCCGCTCAGTGCATTCGTCGATAGGAAAGGCCGCCTCGAGGAAGCGAGGTTTGAGGCACTTGTGCTCGGGCTCTTCGGCGTCCTCGGCGCTCTTCTTGCGCTTCTCGCTGTGGCGACCGCGGTAGACGAGACACTTCATGCGCGAACTCGGGAGATTGGCATCCGCCGCGCGCTCGGATCGCCGGCCCACATGATCATTTGGCGTGTCTGTCTCGACACACTGCGTGTCGCTGCTGCCGGGATCGTCGTCGCGATGGTGGGCTTCGTGCTGAGCGGACCAGCGATGCAATTCCTTCTGCGCGAGGATTCGCACGCCACCGCAGCCACCGTGGCCCAAGCCCCAGTATGGCTAGTATTTGCCGTGGCTGGACTGATCGGTTCTCTTGCACTCGCCATCGCTTACTGGCGTGCCAGCAGAGCCGCGCAAGTCGAGCCATCAATCGCTCTGCGGGCAAACTGA
- a CDS encoding DUF3592 domain-containing protein — translation MPWLWPAVLSISVLYFGWHAFVVWRALDAEEWPRASGSVLQSRTESDTEGARWAEVSYRFEVDGKEYRGTRVRFHGLHRGELMAGWTTDDYRPGRTVLVAYNPRSPRDSVLEPGVSTELWVSCAGALALFGVSLYQVAGAATA, via the coding sequence GTGCCCTGGCTGTGGCCCGCCGTGCTCTCGATCTCGGTTCTCTACTTCGGCTGGCATGCCTTCGTCGTCTGGCGAGCACTCGACGCGGAAGAGTGGCCGCGTGCGAGCGGCAGTGTTCTGCAATCGCGCACCGAGAGTGACACCGAGGGAGCGCGCTGGGCTGAGGTCTCCTATCGCTTCGAAGTCGACGGCAAGGAGTATCGCGGGACGCGCGTACGGTTCCATGGGCTGCACCGCGGAGAACTCATGGCTGGATGGACCACGGATGACTATCGCCCGGGGCGCACGGTTCTCGTCGCCTACAATCCACGCTCTCCACGCGACTCTGTGCTGGAGCCGGGCGTCTCAACTGAACTGTGGGTATCGTGCGCAGGTGCGCTCGCCCTCTTCGGGGTAAGCCTGTATCAGGTTGCGGGCGCAGCGACCGCATAA
- a CDS encoding M20/M25/M40 family metallo-hydrolase: MIRINTVNPPGNELATARFLDSLFKQAGIESRVYESAPGRGAVVARIRGVQGPTAKSPVILMGHMDVVGVVREQWTADPFAAEVRDGVLYGRGAIDDKGMLIANLQAMLALQRRVKAGQVLTRDVIYVANADEEAGGDYGMGWLLKNHPDAIRAEYALNEGGRTRIMPNGKRYVALQMAEKVSHVVTVTASGPDGHASIPLEGNAIVRLGRALAAIGAHREPAVLTPVTTRFFKSLAAVWPDAREATAMTDVSSGDAARVARGAEVLRATPTFDAVLRTGISATIVGGGIRSNVIPREAVATLNVRTLPGQSIDSTVARLVRAVGDPMVKFAITSRGEDSPAMSAENEFFAAVERAARRVDPTITVVPYLSTGATDSADLRRAGIKAYGLLPFPLEMPVEEAMHGNDERLPLAAFGFGVRFVTGIAEALAVGR; the protein is encoded by the coding sequence ATGATCCGCATCAACACGGTGAACCCCCCCGGCAACGAGCTCGCCACCGCCCGCTTCCTCGACTCCCTCTTCAAGCAGGCCGGCATCGAGTCCCGCGTCTACGAGAGCGCCCCCGGCCGCGGCGCCGTGGTCGCCCGCATCCGCGGCGTGCAGGGCCCCACCGCCAAGTCCCCCGTGATCCTCATGGGGCACATGGACGTCGTCGGCGTCGTGCGTGAGCAGTGGACCGCCGACCCCTTCGCCGCCGAGGTGCGGGACGGCGTGCTCTACGGCCGCGGCGCGATCGACGACAAGGGGATGCTCATCGCCAACCTTCAGGCGATGCTCGCCCTCCAGCGCCGCGTGAAGGCCGGCCAGGTGCTCACGCGCGACGTGATCTACGTGGCCAACGCCGACGAGGAGGCTGGCGGCGACTACGGGATGGGGTGGCTCCTCAAGAACCACCCCGACGCCATCCGCGCCGAGTATGCGCTGAACGAGGGCGGCCGCACGCGCATCATGCCCAACGGCAAGCGGTACGTCGCGCTGCAGATGGCCGAGAAGGTGTCGCATGTGGTGACCGTGACCGCGAGCGGCCCGGACGGGCACGCGAGCATCCCGCTCGAGGGGAACGCGATCGTGCGGCTGGGTCGTGCGCTCGCCGCGATCGGCGCGCACCGCGAGCCGGCGGTGCTCACGCCGGTGACGACGCGCTTCTTCAAGTCGCTCGCGGCGGTGTGGCCTGATGCGCGCGAGGCCACGGCGATGACCGATGTCTCCTCGGGCGATGCGGCGCGCGTGGCGCGCGGCGCCGAGGTGCTGCGCGCGACGCCGACCTTCGACGCGGTGCTGCGGACCGGCATCTCGGCGACGATCGTCGGGGGCGGGATCCGGTCGAACGTGATCCCACGCGAGGCGGTGGCGACGTTGAACGTGCGGACGCTGCCGGGTCAGTCGATCGATTCGACTGTAGCGCGGTTGGTGCGGGCCGTTGGCGATCCGATGGTGAAGTTCGCAATCACGAGCCGTGGGGAGGATTCGCCGGCGATGAGTGCGGAGAACGAGTTCTTCGCGGCCGTCGAGCGCGCGGCCAGGCGCGTCGACCCGACGATCACGGTGGTGCCCTATCTCTCGACCGGTGCGACAGACTCGGCCGATCTTCGCCGCGCCGGCATCAAGGCGTACGGGCTGCTGCCGTTCCCGCTCGAGATGCCGGTCGAGGAGGCGATGCACGGGAACGACGAGCGGTTGCCGCTCGCGGCGTTCGGGTTCGGGGTGCGGTTCGTGACGGGGATCGCGGAGGCGTTGGCGGTGGGGCGGTAG